The window CATTTGTGATACCATTTCTGGatcttagtttaatttaataacttcctcttcttcttctctcacacCATTAACCTTGTCATTCCTCACCTGATCTACCGTAGGACCATACGACCAGCTACACACAACGTAATAGATAACATTAACGAAGCTCAAGGTCGCTAAAACCCAATAGTAATAGTCGTAGTGACCCTTGTTGATATTATCTTCAATCCAGCTAACGTTTCCCTTCTTTGAGCTACTCTTGACCGCATTTAGGATCACACTAGCCAAGATATTAGCCACCGCCATTCCTAGACCGAACAGCGAAGCAGCTATGCTGGACATGCTTTTAGGGAACTCTGTATAAAAAAATTCTGTTTGTCCTATCCCGGTTAAGGCCTCTGCTAAACCGTGTAACACATACTGTGGTACCAGCCACATCGCTGAGATGTTCACTGTTGCGTCGGCGTTGTTTGCGAGTCCTTGGCTTATCGCGGTTTTCCTTCTGTAATGCTCAACAGTCGCCGAAAGCGCCATTGCTAAGAAGGATATGAATAGCCCTAATCCCATTCTAATCTTGACATTGACCCTAACCGGTCTGCCTTGGATCTTGGAAGCTAAAGGGAGGATCGCACGGTCGTACAGAACGACCCATGAGATTAAGGCTATGATTGTGAACATACCGAAAGATCCAGCTGGGATTTGGAAGGTGGAACCGCTGCTTAAATGTCTGTCCATTGATTTAGCTTGAAGCAACTGAAACGAGTTCTGGCTTACGTTTATCGACATCATTATCCCTGTGGACCATACCGGTATCACCTTGACCAACGCCTTGAGTTCCTCAACTTTGTCCGTTGTGCATAGCCTCCATGGGTTTAAGGCTAAACCATCAGAACCAAGGTCTTCCTCGCGGTTTCTTATGACACAAGCTTTGTTTATAAACCTAAACAATTGCAAGAAAGtgtcaatataaaaaaaaaacaaaaacataatcaagaattatatatatgaaatgggATTCCAATTCACCTCAATTTGTCACTTGGAGCTTTGACTTCAGAATCTTTCAAACGATAATAACAGTCGTTGGAGTCATGATGATGAGCCGGCAAACTTAACTTCCTGTTCACGTAAGCTGCAACAGCCACTTGAGCTAAACCAGTGAACAGACTCTTGCTCACGTTGCGTTTAACATAGAGAGGAGAAGCGAAAACAAACAAGAAGCCGGCGAGCAGCATGAGAATCGCGGGTATTCCAAACCCGATTTTCCATCCTAGATGATCTTGAATGTAAACAATGACGGTGAAAGCGATCAAGACAGCAACCGATGAAGAAGCGTAGTACCAACCAaagaaactctcaagaactctcTCGTTCTTTGGATTCTCTTTGTTGTCCAATTGATCAGCACCAAAGGCTAAAGAACATGGCCTGATTCCGCCTGATCCAATCGATATAAGTGCGAATGCGGAATACAAAAGAGCCAATTGTGAAGATGTCGGGGAACTGCAGTTGGTTCCGGCTGTTGCTACACAAGGTGATGGCTTCACTTGCGGTAACATCGCCGTTAGCCATAGAACCACCATACCCTGTAACGTTACGTTTTGATTCAGACTATTTATTAAAACGGTAGTAATAGTAATATCACTAACAATAACATAACACagtataaaatcaaaaattgacCATAGTTCGAATAATAGTTACGTAAAA is drawn from Camelina sativa cultivar DH55 chromosome 1, Cs, whole genome shotgun sequence and contains these coding sequences:
- the LOC104781039 gene encoding protein NRT1/ PTR FAMILY 1.1-like, yielding MENPPDQKDSSKEMLQPSSSSRRSRAKGGLLTMPFIIGNEAFEKVASYGLLQNMILYLMSDYRLGVAKAQTVLFMWVAATNFLPLVGAFLSDSYLGRFLTIAVASLSGFLGMVVLWLTAMLPQVKPSPCVATAGTNCSSPTSSQLALLYSAFALISIGSGGIRPCSLAFGADQLDNKENPKNERVLESFFGWYYASSSVAVLIAFTVIVYIQDHLGWKIGFGIPAILMLLAGFLFVFASPLYVKRNVSKSLFTGLAQVAVAAYVNRKLSLPAHHHDSNDCYYRLKDSEVKAPSDKLRFINKACVIRNREEDLGSDGLALNPWRLCTTDKVEELKALVKVIPVWSTGIMMSINVSQNSFQLLQAKSMDRHLSSGSTFQIPAGSFGMFTIIALISWVVLYDRAILPLASKIQGRPVRVNVKIRMGLGLFISFLAMALSATVEHYRRKTAISQGLANNADATVNISAMWLVPQYVLHGLAEALTGIGQTEFFYTEFPKSMSSIAASLFGLGMAVANILASVILNAVKSSSKKGNVSWIEDNINKGHYDYYYWVLATLSFVNVIYYVVCSWSYGPTVDQVRNDKVNGVREEEEEVIKLN